Proteins from a genomic interval of Oreochromis aureus strain Israel breed Guangdong linkage group 6, ZZ_aureus, whole genome shotgun sequence:
- the LOC116333234 gene encoding B-cell receptor CD22-like — MRGAAMSVITAVSGFVLLTVTVVLGQYGWGVTYTSTPICAVKGSTVEIRCTYTYPSRQYNPYGVVRTFWFTKESNNEVVDLKTDPEYSGRVQYQCENNKCTLRITDLRGSDSAEYRFRFITNHEGGKYSGVPGVTLTVTDLQVQVSRSAVRGDSKSADLKCESSCPLPDNPSYIWYKNEQIITGQTSNSYTDYCDPTNRISCAVRGYENSRAPSVVVKDVWDVTYTSTQVCAFKGSTAEIRCTFRYPSTIDGRNTSIQKTFWFTKVKDNEPVDLTTQSEYRDHVHYQCKNNDCTLRITDLRESDSAEYKFRFITNDPRGKYSGVPGVSLTVTDPQLQVHVRRSTVNSYSNWTELTCHNNCQLPDQSSYIWYWNGHKLSSEKQYLHLNTFDSTDSFHCAVKGYETFPSPTVYAPKLPSVSVSPSAEIVEGSSVTLNCSSDANPAASYTWYKEDVINPLSYQNQHVFSSILPSDSGKYYCTADNNLGQKRSESRTIDVKYAPKLPSVSVSPSGEIVEGSPVNLTCSSDANPAANYTWYKEDEPLPVGPEGVHHFTSISSENRGNYFCKSENQYGQINSSPVFINVQYAPRLPSVSVSPSAEIVEGSSVTLTCSSDANPAANYTWYKDNKVLSAGQQNVYHFIAIKLENSGNYSCRSENQYGQKNSTFLSIDVQYPPKLPSVSVSPSAEIVEGSSVTLTCSSDANPAASYTWYKEGEDSPKTSGHNFTISNIRPEHSGSYYCVAHNNRGTHNVTLQLTVREVFPLAAKLVVTGITLVVFLVIICLLIFFLLTKKKPSALFPLPGNRQDNNNKVSCTSPSQHTGKTESPPSNSEEDEELNYASVRFSTNQTDPIYYNIRSAGSRRQKVKEEDEHVEYAAVNFSSAPRNAHQESEEDPSELYSTVKKI, encoded by the exons TCGTTTTGGGTCAGTATGGCTGGGGAGTGACTTACACTTCTACTCCGATCTGTGCTGTAAAAGGATCCACAGTGGAGATACGCTGCACCTACACATACCCATCTAGACAATATAATCCTTATGGAGTTGTGAGGACATTCTGGTTCACAAAAGAGAGTAATAATGAAGTTGTGGATTTGAAAACAGATCCAGAGTATTCAGGTCGAGTTCAGTATCAGTGTGAAAACAACAAATGCACTCTGAGAATCACAGACCTGAGAGGGAGCGACTCAGCTGAGTACAGGTTCAGATTCATAACAAACCATGAAGGAGGGAAATATTCTGGTGTACCTGGAGTCACTTTGACTGTCACAG ATCTGCAGGTGCAGGTGAGCAGATCAGCTGTCAGAGGTGATTCTAAGTCAGCAGATCTGAAGTGTGAGAGCAGTTGTCCTCTGCCTGATAATCCCTCCTACATCTGGTACAAGAATGAACAGATCATCACAGGACAAACATCTAATTCTTATACAGACTACTGCGATCCCACAAACAGGATTTCCTGTGCTGTCAGAGGATATGAGAACTCCCGCGCTCCTTCAGTGG tAGTGAAGGATGTCTGGGATGTGACTTACACTTCTACTCAGGTCTGTGCCTTCAAAGGATCAACAGCAGAAATACGCTGCACCTTCAGATACCCATCAACTATAGATGGAAGAAATACAAGCATTCAGAAAACATTCTGGTTTACTAAAGTCAAAGATAATGAACCTGTGGATCTGACAACACAGTCAGAGTACAGAGATCATGTTCATTATCAGTGTAAAAACAACGACTGCACTCTGAGAATCACAGACCTGAGAGAGAGCGACTCAGCTGAGTACAAGTTCAGATTCATAACAAACGATCCACGAGGGAAATATTCTGGTGTACCTGGAGTCTCTTTGACTGTCacag ATCCACAGCTCCAGGTACATGTGAGGAGATCAACAGTAAACTCTTATTCTAACTGGACAGAGCTGACATGTCACAACAACTGTCAGCTACCTGATCAATCTTCCTACATCTGGTACTGGAATGGACACAAACTTTCAtcagaaaaacaatatttacaccTGAACACATTTGATTCTACAGACAGTTTTCACTGTGCTGTGAAAGGATATGAGACATTCCCTTCTCCAACAGTGT ATGCTCCAAAGCTTCCCTCTGTGTCAGTGAGTCCCTCTGCTGAGATAGTGGAGGGCAGTTCAGTCACTctgaactgtagcagtgatgctAACCCAGCAGCTAGTTACACCTGGTACAAGGAGGATGTCATCAACCCTCTCAGTTACCAAAACCAACATGTTTTCAGCTCCATCCTGCCCTCTGACTCTGGAAAGTATTACTGTACAGCTGATAATAACCTGGGACAAAAGAGATCTGAAAGCAGAACTATTGATGTGAAAT ATGCTCCAAAGCTTCCCTCTGTGTCAGTGAGTCCCTCTGGTGAAATAGTAGAGGGTAGCCCTGTGAATCTGACCTGTAGCAGTGATGCTAACCCAGCAGCTAATTACACCTGGTACAAGGAGGATGAACCACTGCCTGTAGGACCAGAGGGCGTTCATCATTTCACCTCCATCAGCTCTGAGAACAGAGGAAACTACTTCTGCAAGTCAGAGAATCAGTATGGACAGATCAACTCTTCACCTGTGTTTATAAATGTTCAGT ATGCTCCGAGGCTTCCCTCTGTGTCAGTGAGTCCCTCTGCTGAGATAGTGGAGGGCAGTTCAGTGACTCTGACCTGTAGCAGTGATGCTAACCCAGCAGCTAATTACACCTGGTACAAGGACAACAAAGTACTGTCAGCAGGACAACAGAATGTTTATCactttattgctatcaaatTGGAGAACAGCGGGAATTATTCCTGCCGGTCTGAGAATCAGTATGGACAGAAGAACTCTACGTTTCTATCCATAGATGTTCAAT ATCCTCCAAAGCTTCCCTCTGTGTCAGTGAGTCCCTCTGCTGAGATAGTGGAGGGCAGTTCAGTCACTCTGACCTGTAGCAGTGATGCTAACCCAGCAGCTAGTTACACCTGGTACAAGGAGGGTGAAGACTCACCTAAAACATCAGGACACAACTTCACCATCAGCAACATCAGACCTGAGCACAGTGGGAGTTATTACTGTGTGGCCCACAACAACAGAGGGACTCATAATGTCACCTTACAGCTGACTGTCAGGGAag TTTTCCCACTGGCGGCAAAACTAGTTGTCACTGGAATAACTCTTGTGGTTTTCCTAGTTATTATATGCCTCTTGATCTTTTTCCTGCTTAC AAAAAAGAAGCCCTCAGCATTATTTCCTCTGCCTGGAAACAGacaggacaacaacaacaag GTTTCCTGCACATCTCCAAGTCAGCACACAGGGAAGACAGAG TCTCCACCCAGTAACTCAGAGGAAGATGAAGAGCTTAACTATGCTAGTGTCCGATTCTCAACGAACCAGACGGATCCCATTTACTACAACATCCGATCAGCTGGATCCCGCAGACAaaaggtgaaggaggaggatgagCATGTAGAGTACGCTGCAGTCAACTTCAGTTCTGCCCCGAG aaaTGCACACCAGGAAAGTGAGGAGGATCCATCTGAATTGTACAGCACAGTCAAGAAAatctga